One stretch of Archocentrus centrarchus isolate MPI-CPG fArcCen1 chromosome 5, fArcCen1, whole genome shotgun sequence DNA includes these proteins:
- the mrpl20 gene encoding large ribosomal subunit protein bL20m has translation MVFLTLSCWIRSRGPDRYWKVQEVLKHARHFRGRKNRCYSLAVRAVRRAFVYATKARKLKKRNMRTLWITRIAAATREHGMKYPALMHNLTKTSVQLNRHVISDLAITEPRSFLSLAKLARARQQEGFRAALGDGKEPAGVFSRVVMLK, from the exons ATGGTGTTTTTGACGCTGTCTTGTTGGATCAGAAGCCGAGGACCCGACAGATACTGGAAGGTCCAGGAGGTTCTCAAGCATGCACGG CACTTCAGAGGCAGGAAGAACCGCTGCTACAGCCTGGCTGTGCGGGCTGTCAGGAGGGCTTTCGTCTACGCCACCAAAGCTCGGAAGCTCAAGAAGCGAAACATGAGGACG CTGTGGATCACACGGATTGCAGCAGCAACACGAGAGCACGGCATGAAGTATCCCGCCCTCATGCACAACCTGACTAAG ACGAGCGTTCAGCTAAACCGTCATGTCATCAGTGATCTGGCCATCACAGAGCCTCGGTCATTCCTCTCACTTGCAAAACTGGCGAGGGCTCGGCAACAAGAAGGCTTCAGGGCAGCGTTGGGTGATGGCAAGGAGCCTGCCGGCGTCTTCTCTCGTGTCGTTATGCTGAAGTAA